A stretch of DNA from Bacillus sp. NP157:
CGAACCGCTGCCGTAGGCGGCGCTGTTGATGCCCGAAGCGAACGACGACGAACCTGTCGCCGTCGAATTCACGCCTGTGGCAAACGAACCCGAACCGAAGGCGCTGGCGCCATCGGCACCGGCGAACGCACCCGAACCCGACGCCGTGGCGAAGTTACCCACCGCCGTCGCGTCGTCGCTGCCGTCGCTCGCGCCCGTGGCCTTGAAGTAATGCGCGGCATCGCTGGTGCTCGCCGACACGGCGTCGAGCTGGTTCTTGTTCACCGCATCGGTACCTTCGGTTCCGGCGGCGACGTTGGTGACCTGGCGTTCGGACCCGACATCGCCGACGGAGACGACGTTATCGCGTTCCGCGTTCGAGCCCTGGCCAAGCGCGACGGAGTTGCTGCCGAACACCGTGGTGTTCGCGCCGATCGCCGTGCTGTTGTCGCCGACGGCCCATGCGTTTGCACCGATCGCCACGGCATTGGGCACTTCCAGGCCGAACAAGGCGAAGCCCGTCTCGGCGTAATTACCGATCGCGATGCTGCCTTCGCCTGCGGCGCTCGCGCCGCCACCGAGTGCGACCGCGCCATTGCTGTAGGCCGTCGCACCGCCGCCCGCGGCGAGCGAGAGATCACCCGCGGCATACGACTGGGCACCGAGCGCCACCGCGTACTGGCCGTCGGCCTCGGAAAGGAAACCGCTCGACAGCGACTGCTCGCCCTGCGCGAACGCGGCCGTGCCGACCGCCGTGGCGAACTGCCCCGAGGCCTGTGCGCTCGAACCCAGCGCGGTGGCGGCGAGGCCCGAGGCCGTCGCCGGTCCGACCGCTTCGCCGGTTGCGTTGTAGGTGATCAGCGGGTCGCCGTTCTCGTCCACGGCCTGTCCACCGATCGCCGTCGCGCTGTTGGCCGTGGCCTGTGCGCCACCGCCGTACGCGGCGCTGTTCTTGCCCTGGGCCGTCGAGCCGTAGCCACTGGCCGTGGCGCTATCGCCCTGGGCGAAGGCACCCGCGCCCAGCGACGATGCACCGACACCGTTGGCGCTGGCGCCGTTGCCGATCGCCGTCGCGTAGTCGCTGTCGGCGACGCTGCTGGCACCGAAGCTCGATGCGCCCGCGCCGTCCGCGATGCTGCTGTAGCCATTGGCCGTGGCGTCGTCACCGAATGCCGCGCTGGCTGCACCGGTCGCCGTCGACCGCGCGCCGGAAGCCTCGCTGTTGGCGCCCACGGCCGTGCTGTCCGCCGTGGCGGCATTGGCCAGTGCGCCGACCGCCGTGGCGTTGCTGTCGCCGGCGTAGCTGTTGCCACCCACCGCCGTGGCGTTGTCGCCGTTGGTGGTGGAGACCGCACCTACGGCCGTGGAAAATTCGCCTACGGCAATCGCCTCGGCACCGAGTGCGCTCGCACCGAGCGACTGCGCGGCCGCGGCTTCACCGAGTGCCGTCGCCGAATCGGCCGCGGCATAGCTGTTCCAGCCCACCGCCGTCGCGTAATCGGCGACCGCCCAGGCGCCCGCACCCAGTGCCGTCGAGGCATAGCCGGTGGCCTGCGCCGTGAAGATGCCGAACGCACTGCCGCCAACGGCGACGCTTTCGTCACCCTCGGCCGTCGCGCTCTCGCCGACCGCGACGCTGCTCACGCCACTGGCCGTGCTCTGTGTACCCACGGCCGTGGAGTAATCGCCGAGCGCATTGGCGACCGCACCGAGCGCGGTCGACTGCGAGCCGCTGGCATAGGCGCCCACGCCGAACGACGACGCGGCGAAACCGCCCGCCTGCGCGCTCGCGCCCACCGCGGTGCCACCGACATCGGCGCTCGTCGCACCGACCTCGACGGAGACGCCGCCGTTGGTGATCAGCGGATTGCCATCCGCATCCACCGCCACGCCGCCGACGGCGACGCTACCCGGACCGTTGGCCTGGGCCTGTGCGCCATAGGCGGCACTGTTCTGACCGGTGGCGACCGCGCCGTAGCCCGTCGCGGTGGAGTTGCCGCCCGAGGCGAATGCGCCGCTACCGAAGGCGCTGTCGCCCGTGCTACCGGCAAACGCGCCGGAACCGGCGGCCGTGGCGTAGTTACCGATGGCCATGGCGTCGTCGCTGCCGTCTTTCAGGCCATTGGCCTTGAAGTAATGCTGTGCGTCGGCCGTCGCATCGGACAGCGCATCGAGCTGGCGCTTGTTCACGGCGTCCGTCGCCTGCGTGCCATCGGCGACGTTGACGACCTGGCGCTCGGCACCGTTGCGACCCACCGAGACGGTGTCCGCGCGGTTGGCGATCGAATTCGCACCGAGCGCGACGCTGTTGTTGGCCACGGCGCGTGCGCCCGTGCCGATCGCCGAGCTGGACACGTTCGCTGCGTTGGCGCCCTGGCCGAACGCGACGCTATCGTCGCCCGCGGCACGCGAGCCCTGGCCGAACGCCGAAGAGAAGTCACCCGCGGAGCGCGCGTCCTGGCCGACCGCCGTGCTGTAAAGCCCGCGCGAGCGGGCGCCATCGCCGAGGGCGACGCTGAAATCACCCATCGCGCGTGCATCCGGCCCGCAGGCAAACGCCTGGGTACCATTCGCCACCGGCGCGAGGCCGCTGGCCATGCTGCAAACCGAGCCTGCCTCGGCCGAAGGGCTGGCAAGCGCAAGCGCTGCGCCCGCCACCAGCGGCAGGGCGGCCATCGCGGCACGGAGGCGTCGGGAGGCGCCACCCTTGCCGTTCGCGCTTGCATGCTCCGAGGCAACCACCAGGATGCCGAGCGACTTGTTCCAGACCTTGCTGTAAATCGTGTTCACGTAAACGTCTCCCCGTAGGTACCGCGAATGCGGACATGGAACGGGCGCGCGATGCGCTGCCTCGATGCCTGCCCGATGAATCCCCCAAAGCGAACCCGGGCCGCGCGAGGCGGCCCGGGCTGTTTCCCCTTACTGCGTGTAAACCGCCTGCACCGTGACGCCCGAATAGGCCTTCACGCCGGTGACCTGGAGGTACCAGGTGCCGGTAGCCGGGGTGGCCTTGGTGTAGACCTCGGCGTTGCCCGTGCGGTTGGCGACGGCGGTGAACGCGGTCGCGCCCGGTGCCTGCACCGCGATCGACACGTCACCCGAACCACCCGCGGTGCGGAACGTGAGCGTCTTGGCGCCGGCCGGAACCGACAACGCATACACCCGCGTGCTGCCTGCGGCGCCGGCCTGGTTGGCGAGGCCAACGTTGTTGCCCAGGGCGATGGCGTCCGGGATGGCTGCGTGCCACGCCGTGTACTGCGCCTGCGTCTGCGCGTCGTTGAAGCACGCGTTGAGGCTGGTCAGCTGGGTCGGGGTGATCAGGCCGGAGTTACCGAGCGTGGTCGCGTAGGCACGGATCGCCGTGCGGTAGGCAGCCAGCGTGGCGGCGTCGCCCGCGATGATCTTCGCGTTGGAGACCACGTTGGCACCGACGATCACGCCACCCGGAACGACGGTGGCGATGCCGGTGTCGCAGGTGAGCAGCTTCTGCGTGCCCGAAGCGAGCAGCCAGCCTTCATCCTTGAACAGCGCCGGGGTCAGGTCCACGTCGATCTGGCCCATCAGGTCCTGGTTGATCGCGTATTCCATGATCGCGTTCGGGGTGAGGCGGGTGTCGTAATGCGAGAACGACGAGCCCTGCGCCAGCACGGTCGGTGCATAGAGCTGCACGTTGCCCTGTGCATCGGCACCGGCCAGGCCCGTGCCCTTGCCCACGGCACCGGTCAGGCCGGCGAGGTTGGCCTTGAGCTTGTTGCCATCGACCTGGCTCACGGCGATCGTCGGGATGTTGATCGTCGTGGTCGGCGTACCACCCGGGGTGATCGCGCCTGCCTGGTTGTTGGCAACGAGCACCGCCTTGGCGCCCGCGGTCTGTGCAGCGGCCACCTTGTCGGTGAAGTTGCAGGTACCACGGTCGATCAGGGCGATCTTGCCGGCGATGGCCGAGGCATTGGTGATCGCGGAGCAGGCATCGGCCGGAGCCGCCTGGACCACGGCACCGCTGAAGTTCGATGCCGTGGCGAGCGGACCGAAGGCACCCTGCGAGTAGGTGTAGTCGCCGACGGCGGCGGCCGGGGCCGACACGTGGAAGACATCCGGCTGGCCGAGGGCGAGCGGCGCTTCCGCCTTCACGGTGGGGCCGGTGAAGACGAGGTTGCCGTCATCCAGCGCGGCCGTGACGCGCTCGGCGTTGGTCAGGTCGTACCACTTCTTCTGCTTCGTGTCGTTGTAGACGAAGCTCGAATAGATGTCGGGACGCGCCACGCCATCGCTGCCCACGTACGGCGAGCCGGTGGTCAGGCTGTTGAAGCCCGAGAAGCCCAGGCCGTGGGCCATTTCGTGCAGCACCACGTTGAGGAAGTTGATCGAACCGGCCGGCGTATTGCCGTCCAGGCCGTAGTACCACTTCGACCCCTCGAGGCAGCCGGTGGAACCCAGCGCACCGTTGAACTGGCTCTGGATGTCGGCTTCGCCCGGTGCGCCGTCTTCACCGCTGAGGGCGTCGAACAGGGCCGAGTGATACCAGGTGTTGCGGACGGCGCGTGCCGGCAGCGTGCTGGTGTTGTCGAAGTAGAAGATGTACGTCGTGCCCGACGAGCCGAGCACGCCCGAGGTGGCGTCGCAGGACAGCTTTTCGAACGTGGCGTTATTGGTGATGGTGACGTCGCTCTGCAGCACGGCACCCCAGACATCGGCGGCGAACTGGAACACGTTCAACGCCTGCTTGCCGACCGTGGTGCCGGGGTTGCCGCCCACCGGCGTCGCCGGCGTGGGGTCGTCGAGGCCCTTGCCGGTGCCCACGTCCTGGTTGACGATCTTGATCTCGGCCGCGCTGGCGCCCATCGCGCAGAACAGGCCAGCCGCGGCGAGCGCGGTGAACAGCATGTTGCGGCGGATCATTTCACCACCTCCGGCGCCTTCGGCGCAGCCTGTACGCCGTGGTCGTCGTGATGCACGTTGAGGCTGCCATCCGGCATGCGTTCGGCGACGACGCTGCTCATCAGTTCCTGCGGCACGCGGACGGCCTGGGCACGCACGCCATTACCCAGCGAGACGGTGCGGAAGGTGCTGCGCGCGTCGGCTGCCGTGCGCGGCTGTGCGCCCATCAGCGAAGCCTTGCTGCCATCGACCGCAAACGCCCGGGCCAGCGCCGAACGCTCTTCGGCGGTCGGCTCGCGCAGGCGGCCGGTGGACGGGTCGATCGCAACCTGCACGCCCTGGACCATGACGGTCTGCGGCGGGGCGGCCGTCGGTGCATCGGCGGCGTGTACGGCCCCCGCGAGGGCGAAGACGCCCGTTAGCACCAGGCCCGCGGCCTGTGCCAGTGTTCGTGAATACATTGCCCTTACCTCCCTAAAACGGCGGCGGGGACCCCTCCCCGTACGCCACGCCAGCGAAGACCCCCTCGCTGGCGGCTAACGAAAAGCCATCGGTGCGCCCCCTGGCGCTGGCTTTCCAGAACCTGCCGGCACGTGGCCGGCAGGCAGTCATGCGTTATGGCGAAACGAAACGGGCGAGCACGCTGACGTTGGCGTAGCTCGCCGGGCTGGTCACCGTGAGGTACCAGGTGCCGGCGGCCGGACGTGCAACGGTGACCGTCTCGTTGTTGGTGCCTTTCTTCGCCGACACCGTCTCGGTGCCGGCCGTGCCGTTCTTCACCGCAATGGATACGTCGCCGGTGCCGCCGGACGTGGTGAAGACCAGCGTGCGTGCACCGGCCGGGACGTCGATCGCGTAGACCTTCGCCGAGCCGTCGCCGGACTGGCCGGTCGCCGCCACGCCGTTGGCGAGCGTCGTCGTGCCATCGCCCGGCGTGCCACCGTCGTCGTTGCCCAGTGCCTTGTTCACCGCGGCGTAGGCGTCGACGATGCCGGCACCGATCACCTTGTCCGGCGAGGACGGGAACGGATGCGCCGTCGAGGTAAGCAGTGTCTTGATGGCGGCAGGCGTCGGCGTCGGCAGGTTGGCTGCCTTCACCGCGGAAAGGATCAGCGCCACCGTGCCGGTGACGTGCGGCGTGGCCTGCGAGGTGCCGGCCATGCCGCCGTACGACGGCGTGGTCGGCTCGTGCGTGCCGGCATTGATCGCCGACCACGAGAAGCCTGCGTCGACGGTCGTCGTCGCGCTGCCTGCGTCGTTGGGATAGATGCCGCCGCCCGGCGCCGAAAGGGCCACCTTCGTGCCGTAGTTCGAGTAGTAGGCGCGCTTGCCGGTGATGCCGTTGGAGGCCACGGTGATGACCCCCGGGCAGCTCGACGGCGTGTAGTTCGCCGCATCGCCATTCGAGTTGCCGGCGGCAACCACGACGGTCGTGCCACGCGCGATCGCCGCGGTGATGGCGTCGGCGGTCACGGCGTCGTCGGCGCAGGAACCCGAGCCACCGAGGCTCATGTTGATGACCTGCGCCGGATGCGTGTTGTCGGGGACGCCGTCGACGTGGCCGCCGGATGCCCAGGTGATGCCATCGGCGATGTCGGACGTGTAGCCAC
This window harbors:
- a CDS encoding pre-peptidase C-terminal domain-containing protein; this translates as MIRRNMLFTALAAAGLFCAMGASAAEIKIVNQDVGTGKGLDDPTPATPVGGNPGTTVGKQALNVFQFAADVWGAVLQSDVTITNNATFEKLSCDATSGVLGSSGTTYIFYFDNTSTLPARAVRNTWYHSALFDALSGEDGAPGEADIQSQFNGALGSTGCLEGSKWYYGLDGNTPAGSINFLNVVLHEMAHGLGFSGFNSLTTGSPYVGSDGVARPDIYSSFVYNDTKQKKWYDLTNAERVTAALDDGNLVFTGPTVKAEAPLALGQPDVFHVSAPAAAVGDYTYSQGAFGPLATASNFSGAVVQAAPADACSAITNASAIAGKIALIDRGTCNFTDKVAAAQTAGAKAVLVANNQAGAITPGGTPTTTINIPTIAVSQVDGNKLKANLAGLTGAVGKGTGLAGADAQGNVQLYAPTVLAQGSSFSHYDTRLTPNAIMEYAINQDLMGQIDVDLTPALFKDEGWLLASGTQKLLTCDTGIATVVPGGVIVGANVVSNAKIIAGDAATLAAYRTAIRAYATTLGNSGLITPTQLTSLNACFNDAQTQAQYTAWHAAIPDAIALGNNVGLANQAGAAGSTRVYALSVPAGAKTLTFRTAGGSGDVSIAVQAPGATAFTAVANRTGNAEVYTKATPATGTWYLQVTGVKAYSGVTVQAVYTQ
- a CDS encoding S8 family serine peptidase: MGNRITASAFVASLVLGFTPGIFAAGAMAPKATFTVGTLRASGTYDRFIVKYRDGSTERSNHAAATQAVSAALAGAANTTSSLRAGKAAAPVAIYGRKLGTGADLVRTTRKLSRTEADALIRQIAANPAVAHVEADVMMQAVRDIPATPAAAVSPVVVNDAYYARYQWHFRAPDGTAEKIGSDTSSYANKGGSNVANAWNLADGTGITVAVLDTGITSHPDIDLSLADAGYDFISDGFVSGRATDDRAAGGWDTGDWTTEAKYLVANGGCIDPSQGDRQEDSSWHGTHVSGNIAELTNNTTGMAGIAYNAKLLPVRVLGHCGGYTSDIADGITWASGGHVDGVPDNTHPAQVINMSLGGSGSCADDAVTADAITAAIARGTTVVVAAGNSNGDAANYTPSSCPGVITVASNGITGKRAYYSNYGTKVALSAPGGGIYPNDAGSATTTVDAGFSWSAINAGTHEPTTPSYGGMAGTSQATPHVTGTVALILSAVKAANLPTPTPAAIKTLLTSTAHPFPSSPDKVIGAGIVDAYAAVNKALGNDDGGTPGDGTTTLANGVAATGQSGDGSAKVYAIDVPAGARTLVFTTSGGTGDVSIAVKNGTAGTETVSAKKGTNNETVTVARPAAGTWYLTVTSPASYANVSVLARFVSP